From the genome of bacterium:
GGATATTAATAAGCCACGGAGACTGGATTGAAACAATTAATCAGCCAAATCCTTACGAGCCAGGGCTGTACATGCCTTTAACAAGAGGAGACCTGGAAACACACAAACCTGCTTCTGTGTTTCTGGGGCACATACACAAACCCATTGACAGCCCTGTTGTACATTTTGCAGGATCTCCCTGTCCTCTTGATATAAACGAAACAGGGAAGAGGCGTTTTCTTTTAGTGGATTCGGAAACCGCAGATTCCGAATCTGTGGCAGTAGAGTCGCCTTTATTATATTTTAATGAAAAACTTCTTATACTCCCCGTAGATAACGAACAGGAGTACATTTTTAATCAGGCGGAAGCTTTGATAAAAAAATGGGCTGTTGATAAAGCTGGGGCTGTACGCATACAAATCAGAATAACTGTTAAAGGATACACAAAAGATAAATCTGCACTTGATAAAATTGTAAGGGATGCATTTAAAGATTTTTCTTTTTACAATAACGAAGCGCCGGATTTATCAAAAGTGTTTTTAAGCGATGATTTTGAAAAGAACGAGATTGC
Proteins encoded in this window:
- a CDS encoding metallophosphoesterase → MEFAVTADLHLRQNEHNERFIALKAIFDEMHKRKISTLVIAGDLFDADEKNYSAFEKICTEDPAKNFKIYIIPGNHDSGLKQKMFASGNISVISTAQIIQFDMMSKPVCFIPYKKNTTIGEQIQNVSDRDMLVPGKWILISHGDWIETINQPNPYEPGLYMPLTRGDLETHKPASVFLGHIHKPIDSPVVHFAGSPCPLDINETGKRRFLLVDSETADSESVAVESPLLYFNEKLLILPVDNEQEYIFNQAEALIKKWAVDKAGAVRIQIRITVKGYTKDKSALDKIVRDAFKDFSFYNNEAPDLSKVFLSDDFEKNEIALKVRAKLIETRINRGETQPSREEVMLSALHIIYGDK